In Mercurialis annua linkage group LG5, ddMerAnnu1.2, whole genome shotgun sequence, a single genomic region encodes these proteins:
- the LOC126681672 gene encoding bidirectional sugar transporter SWEET1-like produces the protein MTKPKDLDIEYLERHLHLGNLSGNVSGFIFVRSVLNNLYNFVAFRESAWLYFLTSAKMDHIELRHILLFTFGILGLLFQIVGYLDPLSTIRKMVHAKSTTAVTGLPAIFSLLSSLLYAWYGTPLVSSNNLLVCLTNGIGAAVYLTFVVVYIVYSTNVERVRTVSTLVLTIMTWLTIALPSLFISDNKEKKLFCGSFAAIGSAIAAATPFSILRTVVMTRDAGQLSSFSTIFTMLSTLAWSAYGFMHVDPFVIIPNLYGCGVSIIQLLLIRLYPTEGHETDTEMIGHDMYLIDPELEDGEDLHVIDIDESMQPAGEFEEQYDIIEQHEQTISEIEIVEELEQIVTDNEEPEKNIGEIQPAGT, from the exons GAAATGTGTCTGGTTTTATCTTTGTTCGTTCCGTTCTAAATAACCTGTATAACTTTGTTGCATTTAGGGAATCGGCCTGGCTATATTTCT TGACATCTGCTAAGATGGATCACATTGAGCTAAGACATATACTTCTATTTACCTTTGGAATCCTTG GACTTCTTTTTCAGATTGTTGGCTATTTGGATCCACT GAGCACTATTAGGAAAATGGTGCATGCAAAATCAACAACTGCTGTAACTGGGTTGCCTGCTATTTTTAGCCTTTTAAGCAGTCTTCTTTATGCATG GTATGGGACTCCTCTTGTCTCTTCCAATAACCTTTTGGTGTGTCTTACCAACGGCATTGGAGCAGCCGTTTACTTGACATTTGTAGTTGTATATATAGTTTACTCTACAAATGTCGAGAGGGTGAGGACGGTTTCCACATTAGTCCTCACCATCATGACTTGGTTGACAATAGCACTTCCTTCTCTATTTATTTCTGATAACAAGGAGAAGAAATTATTCTGCGGTTCTTTTGCTGCTATCGGCTCTGCAATCGCAGCTGCCACCCCTTTTAGCATCTTA AGGACTGTGGTGATGACACGGGATGCTGGGCAACTATCATCTTTTTCAACAATATTCACAATGCTTTCTACCTTAGCCTGGTCAGCTTACGGTTTCATGCATGTTGATCCTTTTGTCATT ATTCCCAACCTCTACGGTTGCGGTGTTTCTATTATTCAGCTCCTCCTCATACGGTTGTATCCTACTGAAGGGCATGAGACTGATACTGAGATGATTGGACACGACATGTATTTGATAGATCCAGAACTTGAGGATGGCGAGGACTTGCATGTTATAGATATTGACGAGTCCATGCAGCCTGCTGGTGAGTTTGAGGAACAATATGACATTATTGAGCAGCACGAGCAGACTATTAGTGAGATCGAGATTGTTGAAGAACTTGAACAGATTGTTACAGACAATGAAGAGCCGGAGAAGAATATTGGAGAAATCCAACCAGCAGGGACCTGA